In one Terriglobales bacterium genomic region, the following are encoded:
- the lptB gene encoding LPS export ABC transporter ATP-binding protein yields MLTLATDELGKSFRGRRVVNGVSLHINQAEVVGLLGPNGAGKTTTFHMIVGLTRPDTGRIMADGDDITDVPMYLRARNYGVSYLPQEPSVFRKLTVEENVLAVLEAQPMSWRERRRIMDRLIEQLGLDHLRKSRGYSLSGGERRRVEIARSLCISPRFILLDEPFSGIDPIAVLDLQKIISELKTSGIGVLITDHNVRETLSVTDRAYIINDGRIFRTGTPEQLGNDPEVKRVYLGESFSLV; encoded by the coding sequence ATGCTGACCCTGGCCACTGACGAGCTTGGCAAGTCTTTTCGGGGCCGCCGGGTGGTCAACGGGGTTTCCCTCCACATCAACCAGGCGGAAGTCGTCGGGCTGCTGGGTCCCAATGGCGCCGGCAAGACGACGACGTTCCACATGATCGTCGGCCTCACGCGGCCCGACACCGGGCGGATCATGGCCGACGGCGACGACATTACCGACGTGCCCATGTACCTGCGGGCGCGGAACTACGGCGTCAGCTACCTGCCGCAGGAGCCCTCGGTCTTCCGCAAGCTGACGGTCGAGGAAAACGTCCTGGCGGTGCTGGAAGCCCAACCCATGAGCTGGCGTGAGCGCCGCCGCATCATGGACAGGCTGATCGAGCAACTGGGGCTCGACCACCTGCGCAAAAGTCGCGGCTACTCGCTTTCCGGCGGCGAGCGGCGGCGGGTTGAGATTGCGCGCTCGCTGTGCATTTCGCCGCGCTTCATCCTGCTGGACGAGCCGTTTTCGGGCATCGACCCGATCGCCGTGCTCGACCTGCAGAAGATCATCTCGGAGCTGAAGACGTCGGGCATCGGCGTCCTCATCACCGACCACAACGTGCGCGAGACGCTGAGCGTGACCGATCGCGCCTACATCATCAACGACGGGCGAATTTTCCGCACCGGGACGCCCGAACAACTGGGCAACGACCCGGAAGTCAAGCGGGTCTATTTGGGCGAGAGTTTTTCGCTGGTTTAG
- the rpoN gene encoding RNA polymerase factor sigma-54 has protein sequence MVLLQPKLNLRVSQKQILTPGLVQMVSVLALNKLELKDMINAEMMENPVLEELDSAVPLLDEVAGREEDRDRAATAPGASHDETPPPGETKSSDPFEEIDFGSFFQEYLDPGYRSPESEYVERPSFENFLSKPTTLTEHLMWQLGSLHVKPEVYAAAELVIGNLNEDGYLTASNEELMAAAAGQRVAEPPEPVADDEEEKEEKPRGETVAESVAAAAEAGEAELGAAGPGLQAAAVATTAETAVAEAPEPVAAAAPVDWPSAGAETDRPAAPQRGVLIEMAPRTPPFTVKHLQEAINLVRQMDPVGVAARDLRECLLAQLQYLKVAHEDGREMGASLNGDTGQVLDDAIAIVGSHLKAVQNKQHKEIAKAIGRPIEAVTRALDFLKTLDPKPGLRYNKVSARLIEPDVAFVKQGEEYIVVMNDEDVPTLRLNPTYRRLLAREAAEKDVRNYVKERYKSAIQLIKNIEQRKQTILKVCYAILGRQRDFLDHGIDHLKPMMIKEVAEEIGVHPSTVSRAVANKYAHTAQGVFELRYFFSESVNGPEGGGTSLLILKRRVKKLIEDEDPSRPLTDEQITRILQSQGIQVTRRTVAKYREDMKIPSTHQRRIRK, from the coding sequence ATGGTATTGCTCCAGCCCAAACTGAATCTTCGCGTCAGCCAGAAGCAGATCCTGACTCCTGGCCTGGTGCAGATGGTCTCCGTCCTGGCGCTCAACAAGCTTGAGCTGAAGGACATGATCAACGCGGAGATGATGGAAAACCCGGTCCTGGAGGAGCTGGACTCGGCTGTCCCGCTGCTCGACGAGGTGGCCGGGCGCGAAGAGGACCGCGACCGGGCCGCGACCGCCCCCGGCGCCAGCCACGACGAAACCCCGCCCCCGGGCGAAACCAAGAGCAGCGATCCCTTTGAAGAGATTGATTTTGGATCGTTCTTCCAGGAGTACCTCGATCCCGGCTATCGCAGCCCGGAGTCGGAGTATGTGGAGCGGCCGTCGTTTGAGAACTTCCTCTCCAAGCCCACCACGCTGACCGAGCACCTGATGTGGCAGCTCGGGTCGCTGCACGTAAAGCCCGAGGTCTATGCCGCCGCCGAACTGGTGATCGGCAACCTGAACGAAGACGGATACCTGACCGCCAGCAACGAAGAGCTGATGGCCGCCGCTGCGGGACAGCGCGTGGCCGAACCGCCCGAGCCGGTGGCGGACGACGAAGAGGAGAAAGAGGAGAAACCCAGGGGCGAAACCGTGGCGGAATCGGTGGCCGCTGCCGCCGAGGCGGGCGAGGCGGAACTGGGCGCTGCCGGACCCGGATTGCAGGCTGCCGCAGTCGCCACAACCGCCGAGACCGCCGTGGCGGAAGCGCCGGAACCAGTTGCGGCCGCTGCGCCGGTGGACTGGCCGAGCGCCGGAGCCGAAACAGATCGTCCGGCAGCGCCCCAGCGCGGCGTGCTCATTGAGATGGCGCCGCGCACGCCGCCCTTCACCGTGAAGCACCTGCAGGAAGCGATCAATCTGGTTCGCCAGATGGACCCGGTGGGTGTGGCGGCGCGCGACCTGCGCGAGTGCCTGCTGGCGCAACTGCAGTACCTCAAAGTGGCGCACGAGGACGGCCGCGAAATGGGCGCGTCGCTGAACGGCGACACCGGCCAGGTGCTGGACGACGCCATTGCCATCGTCGGCAGCCACCTCAAGGCAGTCCAGAACAAGCAGCACAAGGAGATCGCCAAGGCCATCGGGCGGCCGATCGAAGCGGTGACCCGGGCCCTCGACTTCCTCAAGACGCTCGATCCCAAGCCCGGCCTGCGCTACAACAAGGTTTCCGCGCGGCTCATCGAGCCTGACGTGGCCTTCGTGAAGCAGGGGGAAGAGTACATCGTCGTGATGAACGACGAGGACGTGCCCACCCTGCGGCTGAACCCGACCTACCGCCGCCTGCTGGCGCGCGAAGCGGCCGAAAAAGACGTGCGCAATTACGTCAAAGAGCGGTATAAGTCAGCCATCCAGCTGATCAAGAACATCGAGCAGCGCAAGCAGACCATCCTGAAGGTCTGCTACGCGATCCTCGGCAGGCAGCGCGATTTCCTGGACCATGGCATCGATCACCTGAAACCGATGATGATCAAGGAAGTGGCGGAAGAGATCGGGGTGCATCCTTCCACGGTGAGCCGCGCGGTGGCCAACAAATACGCGCACACGGCGCAGGGCGTCTTCGAGCTGCGCTACTTCTTCAGCGAGAGCGTGAACGGCCCGGAAGGCGGCGGCACCAGCCTGCTGATCCTGAAGCGCCGGGTGAAAAAGCTCATCGAAGACGAAGACCCGTCGCGCCCGCTGACCGACGAGCAGATCACGCGCATCCTGCAGTCGCAGGGCATCCAGGTGACGCGGCGCACGGTGGCGAAATACCGGGAGGACATGAAGATTCCGAGCACGCACCAGAGGAGGATCAGGAAGT